The following coding sequences lie in one Arthrobacter sp. PGP41 genomic window:
- the argH gene encoding argininosuccinate lyase, giving the protein MAEEKTEATNAGALWGGRFAGGPADALAALSKSTHFDWRLARYDIAGSRAHARVLHKAGLLDDAELEGMLAALARLDEDVASGAYLPAESDEDVHGSLERGLIERAGTQLGGKLRAGRSRNDQVATLGRMFLRDHARIIARGVLATVDALVEQAKAHHGVAMPGRTHLQHAQPVLLSHHLLAHAWALLRDVQRLQDWDKRAGVSPYGSGALAGSSLGLDPEAVAADLGFFSATHNSIDGTASRDVFAEFAWVCSMIGVDLSRISEEVIFWATKEFSFVTLHDSYSTGSSIMPQKKNPDVAELARGKAGRLIGNLTGLLATLKGLPLAYNRDLQEDKEPVFDAADTLELLLPAVSGMIATLKFNTERMESLAPQGFALATDIAEWLVRQGVPFREAHELSGAAVKQAESRCVELWDLTDEEYAAISVHLTPEVRTVLSTEGSLNSRNSQGGTAPAAVERQLAALEAELAGVREYAG; this is encoded by the coding sequence GTGGCTGAGGAAAAGACCGAAGCTACAAACGCTGGCGCACTGTGGGGCGGCCGCTTCGCCGGCGGCCCCGCCGATGCCCTGGCAGCCCTGAGCAAATCCACGCATTTCGACTGGCGGCTGGCCCGCTACGACATCGCCGGGTCCAGGGCGCACGCCCGCGTGCTGCACAAGGCCGGGCTGCTGGATGACGCCGAACTCGAAGGCATGCTGGCTGCCCTGGCACGGCTGGATGAGGACGTTGCGTCCGGCGCGTACCTGCCCGCGGAGTCCGACGAGGACGTGCACGGCTCGCTGGAGCGCGGACTCATCGAGCGTGCCGGGACCCAGTTGGGCGGCAAGCTCCGCGCCGGCCGCTCGCGCAATGACCAGGTGGCCACGCTGGGCCGCATGTTCCTCCGTGACCACGCCAGGATCATCGCGCGCGGCGTGCTGGCCACGGTGGATGCCCTGGTGGAACAGGCCAAGGCGCACCATGGTGTGGCCATGCCCGGCCGCACCCACCTGCAGCACGCCCAGCCGGTGCTGCTCAGCCACCACCTGCTGGCCCACGCCTGGGCGCTGCTGCGCGATGTGCAGCGGCTCCAGGACTGGGACAAGCGCGCCGGGGTTTCGCCGTACGGTTCGGGTGCCTTGGCGGGCTCCTCGCTGGGCCTGGACCCGGAAGCTGTGGCGGCGGACTTGGGCTTCTTCTCGGCCACCCACAACTCGATCGACGGTACCGCGTCCCGCGACGTCTTCGCCGAGTTCGCCTGGGTGTGCTCCATGATCGGTGTGGATCTGTCCAGGATTTCGGAGGAGGTCATCTTCTGGGCCACCAAGGAGTTCTCCTTCGTCACCCTGCATGACTCGTACTCCACCGGATCCTCGATCATGCCGCAGAAGAAGAACCCGGACGTGGCCGAGCTGGCCCGCGGCAAGGCAGGGCGCCTGATCGGCAACCTGACCGGGCTGCTGGCCACGCTCAAGGGGCTGCCGCTGGCCTACAACCGCGACCTCCAGGAGGACAAGGAACCGGTGTTCGACGCCGCCGACACCCTGGAGCTGCTGCTCCCGGCCGTCTCCGGCATGATCGCCACCCTGAAGTTCAACACCGAACGGATGGAGTCGCTGGCTCCCCAGGGCTTCGCGCTGGCCACGGACATCGCCGAATGGCTGGTCCGCCAGGGCGTGCCGTTCCGCGAGGCGCACGAACTCTCCGGGGCGGCCGTCAAGCAGGCCGAGTCCCGCTGCGTGGAACTGTGGGACCTCACGGATGAGGAGTATGCGGCCATTTCGGTGCACCTCACGCCGGAGGTCCGCACCGTCCTCTCCACGGAAGGTTCCCTGAACAGCCGCAACTCGCAGGGCGGAACGGCGCCCGCCGCCGTCGAACGCCAGCTCGCTGCGCTGGAAGCCGAACTCGCCGGCGTGCGGGAGTACGCCGGCTAG
- a CDS encoding pyridoxine/pyridoxamine 5'-phosphate oxidase, with translation MSETFRKFLRTLPDFPSDLPGFDPDKSPQDPVLLFKQWLDEALAAGELQPHACSLATVGRGSGGGQQPSSRMLILKNIDDDGWHFATSRTSRKGRELGANPYAALNFYWPSLGRQVRVLGPVTELSAEASSTDWAERPRADGSENPDWQLYAIRPEEIEFWQASHDGSHIRHRLGADGARLD, from the coding sequence ATGAGCGAAACCTTCCGGAAGTTCCTTCGCACGCTGCCCGACTTTCCATCCGACCTGCCCGGCTTCGATCCCGACAAGTCGCCGCAGGACCCGGTACTGCTCTTCAAGCAGTGGCTGGACGAAGCCCTGGCGGCAGGGGAACTCCAGCCGCATGCCTGCAGCCTGGCCACCGTTGGCCGCGGTTCCGGCGGTGGGCAGCAGCCCTCGTCGAGGATGCTGATCCTGAAGAACATCGACGACGACGGCTGGCACTTCGCCACGTCCCGCACCTCCCGCAAGGGCAGGGAACTGGGCGCCAACCCCTACGCCGCCCTGAACTTCTACTGGCCGTCGCTGGGCCGGCAGGTCCGTGTGCTGGGTCCCGTGACGGAATTGTCCGCGGAAGCTTCGTCCACGGACTGGGCCGAACGGCCCCGTGCTGACGGCAGCGAAAACCCTGACTGGCAGCTCTATGCCATCCGCCCGGAGGAGATCGAGTTCTGGCAGGCCAGCCACGACGGCTCCCATATCCGCCACCGCTTGGGCGCGGACGGCGCACGGCTGGACTAG
- a CDS encoding argininosuccinate synthase: MTERIVLAYSGGLDTSVAIGWIGEATGAEVIAVAVDVGQGGESLETIRQRALGCGAVEAYVADASDEFANEYCVPTLKANGLYQGHYPLVSAISRPVIVKHLVKAAREFGATTVAHGCTGKGNDQVRFEVGIQTLGPDLKCIAPVRDLALTRDKAIAFAEEKGLPIETTKKNPYSIDQNVWGRAVETGYLEDIWNAPTKDIYDYTATPEFPPAPDEVTISFEAGVPVAIDGVKVTPLQAIKELNRRAGAQGVGRIDVVEDRLVGIKSREIYEAPGAMALITAHKHLEDITIEREQARFKATVGQRWAELVYDGQWFSPLKRSLDAFIEDTQKYVSGDIRMTLHGGQAIVNGRRSETSLYDFNLATYDTGDTFDQSMARGFIELWGMSAKVASGRDIRVAGK, from the coding sequence GTGACTGAACGTATCGTGCTGGCCTACTCAGGCGGCCTGGACACCTCAGTAGCCATCGGCTGGATCGGCGAAGCCACCGGCGCCGAGGTCATCGCCGTGGCGGTCGACGTCGGACAGGGCGGCGAATCCCTGGAGACCATCCGCCAGCGTGCCCTGGGCTGCGGCGCCGTCGAAGCCTACGTGGCCGACGCCTCCGACGAGTTCGCCAACGAGTACTGCGTCCCCACGCTCAAGGCCAACGGCCTCTACCAGGGCCACTACCCCCTGGTGTCGGCCATCTCCCGCCCGGTGATCGTCAAGCACCTGGTCAAGGCTGCCCGCGAATTCGGCGCCACCACAGTTGCCCACGGCTGCACCGGCAAGGGCAACGACCAGGTCCGCTTCGAAGTGGGCATCCAGACCCTCGGCCCGGACCTGAAGTGCATCGCCCCGGTCCGCGACCTCGCCCTCACCCGCGACAAGGCCATCGCCTTCGCCGAGGAAAAGGGCCTGCCCATCGAGACCACCAAGAAAAACCCGTACTCCATTGACCAGAACGTCTGGGGACGCGCCGTGGAAACCGGCTACCTCGAGGACATCTGGAACGCACCCACCAAGGACATCTACGACTACACTGCCACCCCGGAATTCCCGCCGGCCCCGGATGAAGTCACCATCTCCTTCGAAGCCGGCGTGCCGGTGGCGATCGACGGCGTGAAGGTCACCCCGCTGCAGGCCATCAAGGAACTCAACCGCCGCGCCGGCGCCCAGGGCGTGGGCCGCATCGACGTCGTCGAGGACCGCCTGGTGGGCATCAAGTCCCGCGAGATCTACGAGGCCCCTGGCGCCATGGCCCTGATCACCGCGCACAAGCACCTCGAAGACATCACCATCGAGCGCGAGCAGGCCCGCTTCAAGGCGACTGTCGGCCAGCGCTGGGCCGAACTGGTGTACGACGGCCAGTGGTTCTCCCCGCTGAAGCGCTCCCTGGACGCCTTCATCGAGGACACCCAGAAGTACGTCTCCGGCGATATCCGCATGACCCTGCACGGCGGCCAGGCCATCGTCAACGGCCGCCGCTCCGAGACCTCGCTCTACGACTTCAACCTCGCCACCTATGACACCGGCGACACCTTCGACCAGTCCATGGCCCGCGGCTTCATCGAGCTGTGGGGCATGTCCGCCAAGGTTGCCTCCGGCCGCGACATCCGCGTCGCGGGAAAGTAG